GCCGCAACACGCGCATGGGCCGCCAGGGTGGCAAGGTGACTCAGATCCTCCGTGACGAGGTCATCGTCACCGAGGTCATCACCACACCGGAGCGGGTGATCTCCAACCCGGTGAAGCTGGAACTGCGGCAGGAATCCCAGCGGGACCCCGCCTACGACCTGATGACGGGCAAGAACTGGGAGCCGTAGGGCTCCCGGTGGTGGGGAGCCGGCGGGTCCGGCTCCTAGTGCCCACTGCGACTTGTTGAGGGGACGCATGCTCGAGGAGAGCGCTGTGACGAGGGGCAAGTTGATGAGCATGGTGGCCGCCCTGGTGGTCGCCATCGTGGGTGTCGGGGCCGAGGCCGCCGAGCTCAATACCCTGCGCGACCTGAAGGTGGTGCAGACGGGCTCGGGCACCCAGGTGGTGGTGACCGGCACGCGGGCACCCACATTCACCGTCTTCCGGCTGAGTGGTCCGGAGCGGCTGGTGGTGGACCTCTCGTCGGCGGACGCCACGGGCATCAAGGGGCTCCACAACGGCTCGGGACCGGTGTCTGGAGTGGTGGCCTCCCAGTTCTCGGACGAGCGCGCGAGCGTGGGCCGGGTGCTGGTGGCGTTGCACCAGGCCGCGCAGTACGACGTGCGCGCCGAGGGCAACAAGGTCGTCATCTCGGTGGATGGAGCAGCGGCGCAGGCCGAGGCGAAGCCCGCCCCCGCACCGAAGGCCGAGCCCGCCCCCGAGGTGAAGCCCGCCGCGCCGGCAGTGGCCAAGGCCGAGCCCGCGCCGAAGGTCGAGTCCGCGCCGAAGGTCGAGTCCGCGCCGAAGGCCGAGCCCACCCCGGTGGTGGCCGAGGCCGAGCCGCGGAAGAAGCCCGTCGAGCAGCCCGCGCCGGCCGTGGCTTCGGCCCCCGCGCAGCTGCCGGAGAACGTGGTGGCGGCCGAGGCGGACGAGCGCGAGGTGGCGCATCCGGCCCGCCGCATCACCGCGGTCTCCTTCAACCGTGACACGCTGAACATCCGCACGGACGGCGAGGTCGCTCGCTACGAGGTGCTGGAGCTGGCGGATCCGCCGCGGCTCGCGGTGGACGTGTACGGCGTGGGCCTGTCCGCTCGGGCTCCGCGCGTGCGCTCGGGCCTGCTCAAGGACGTGCGCGTGGGTGCGCACTCGGACAAGGTGCGTCTGGTGCTCGATGTGCGCGGGGAGATGCCCGGCTACCGGGTGGACCGCAGCGGCCGGGGCCTGGAGGTGGTGCTCGGTGGCAAGGTGGCCCGCAAGCCGGCCGCGCCGTCCGACACGCCGGAGAAGGTGGTCGCGGAGAACGAGCCCCTGCGCTCCACGCCCGTGAGCGCGCAGCCGGCCGCCGTGGACGTCAAGGACCTGACCTTCGACGAGAACGACACCGGTGGGCGGGTGAACCTCAAGCTGTCTGGCGCGGTGGTGTGGAAGGTGGAGCGGCCGGATCCCCGCAGCGCGGTGCTGTCGCTGGAGAACGCGAAGCTGCCGCGGCGGCTGGAGCGCAGCCTGGACACCAGCGCGCTGGAGACGCCGGTGAAGATGATCAGCGCCTTCGCGGTGCCCGGCGAGGGCAACCGGGTGCGCGTGGTGGTGGCCGCGGACGGCGCCATCGAGGAGAACGTGAGCCAGGTGGCCGGTGGCCTCTCCTGGCGGCTGAGCGTCAAGGGCGTGAAGACGGAGCAGGTGGCCGTCACCCAGCGCACCGCCGGCTTCACCGCCGAGGCGCCCACGTACGTCTCCGAGGGCGCGCCCCAGCAGGCCCGCTACCGCGGCAAGAAGGTGTCCTTCGAGTTCAAGGACATCGACATCCAGAACCTGCTGCGCGTCATCGCGGAGATCTCCAAGAAGAACATCGTGGTCGCCGATGACGTCAGCGGCAAGGTGACCATCCGCCTGCGCAACGTGCCCTGGGATCAGGCGTTGGACCTCGTCCTGCGCACCAAGGGCCTGGGCAAGGAGGAGTTCGGCAACATCGTGCGCGTGGCGCCGCTGAAGACGCTGGAGGAGGAGGCCAAGCTGCGTCAGGAGCGCAAGAAGTCGCTCGTGGCCCAGGAGGAGCTGCTGGTGAGCCTCATCCCGGTGAACTACGCGGTGGCCAACGAGATGTCCACCCGAGTCAAGGACGTGCTGAGCGAGCGCGGAACGGTGACGGTGGACACGCGCACCAACGTGCTCATCGTCAAGGACGTGCGCGCCAACACCGAGAAGGCGCGGGCGCTGGTGCGCAACCTGGACACGCAGACGCCTCAGGTGCTCATCGAGAGCCGCATCGTGGAGGCCAACACCTCGTTCAGCCGCGAGCTCGGCGTGCAGTGGGGTGGTCAGGCCCTGGCCACTCCGGCCACGGGCAACGCCACCGGCCTCATCTTCCCCAACACCGTGGCCGTGTCGGGTGCCTCGGGCGGTGGCGCGACGGGCGTCTCCGACGATCCGAACTTCGCCGTCAACCTGCCGGTTGGCGCGGGTCAGGGCCTCGGTGGTGCGTTGGGCTTCGTGTTCGGCTCGGCCGGTGGTGCGCTGGCCCTCAACCTGCGCATCTCCGCGGCGGAGGCCGAGGGTGTGTTGAAGACCATCTCCGCGCCCAAGGTGACGACGCTGGACAACAACACCGCCCGCATCAGCCAGGGTCTGTCCATCCCGTTCAGCCAGGTGTCCGCGGCCGGTGCCAACACCACCTTCGTCGAGGCGCGTCTGTCCCTCGAGGTGACGCCGCACATCACCCAGGACGGCAGCATCCTGATGACCATCAACGCGCAGAACAACCAGCCGGATCCGGCCAACACCGGTGCCAACGGACAGCCCGCCATCCAGCGCAAGGAGGCCAACACCCAGGTGCTGGTGAAGGACGGCGACACCACCGTCATCGGCGGCATCTACGTCCGCCGCGGCAGCTCCCAGAGCAACTCGGTGCCCTTCCTGTCGAAGATTCCGGTGCTGGGCCTGCTGTTCAAGAACCACCGCGAGCGTGATGAGCGCCAGGAGCTGCTCATCTTCATCTCGCCGCGGATCCTCAACCGGCAGACGATCGCCCAGTCGCTGTAGCCGGTGTCTCTCTCGAGCTCATGAAGGAGTCGGTGTCCATGAAGCGATTGATGCTGGTTGCCGCATTGGCGGCGTCTTCTTCGGCCTGCGTGGCCAATCAGGGGGATGCGTCCATCCGCTTCCTCCAGGCGGGTGCCCTGGCGACGGAGGATGGACGCTGCAGCGTCGCGACGGGTGGGGCGCAGGTGCCCCAGGGGTTGCTCGACATCTCCGGTGGTCAGAGCTACCTGCTGGGTCTGGTCGTCGAGACCAACAGCACCCAGCGTGACATCACCATCAATGGTGATCTGCTCTCGGGGCCCGGGCTCAACGACATCACCCTGAACGAGGTGGTCCTCTCCTACGAGGCGTCGCCGCGCGTACCGGGCCTGCCCGAGGAGGAGATCTTCCCCATCTACGGTGTCTTCCGCCCCGCGACCTCATCGGGCAGCTACGCCGTCCTGTACGCGCTCGGACCCAAGGCGCTCACCGCGCTGGCGGCCGCCGTGGGGGAGGGTCAGCAGGTGACCGTGTTCTCCACCATCAAGGCCCGGGGACAATTCAGCAGCGGCATGGCCACGGAGAGCAACGAGATCACCTTCCCCATCAACATCATCAACAGCGGCTTCGATCCGTCCACCCTGGGGTGTCCGGCTGGCCTGACCTTCACGCCGGCCCAGGCGGTGGGGCCCTGCGGCCAGCTGGGCCAGGACGTGGGCAACATCTGCCGCCCGCCGCCCCCCACAACGACGCCTTGACCTGACCCCCTGGCCCTCCTACAAGGCGGCAGCCATGTCCTTCCGCACGCACCTCGAGTCGGTGGTCAACCAGGTCGATGGGGCCCTGGCCTGCAGTGTGATGGGTTTCGACGGCATCGCCGTGGAGACCCATCAGCGGGACGAGGCGGGTGATCTGGAGCTGACCGGGGCCTGGGTGGAGTACGCCAACCTGCTCGGTCAGCTGCGGCAGGCCGCCGAGACCCTCAAGACGGGCGCCGTCCAGGAGGTCAGCGTCAACAGCGAGCGGGTGCTCACGCTGATGCGCCTGGTGTCTCCGGAATACTTCCTGGTCCTGGCGCTCCGGGCGGACGGTAACTACGGAAAGGGCAGATACGTCCTCCGGGTGACCGCCCCCAAGATCCTCGCCGAGCTGTAGCCTGCCGGGCGGACGGCGCAGCGCGCCGCGCCTTTCCGCTTTGCAAGGCGCGGCCCCATCGGCTAGACACCCCGGACTTTTCAAGCTGTCCGAAGGAGCCTGTCCATGGCCGGTGTCATTGATACGTCCGAGTTCCGCAAGGGCATGAAGATCGAAGTCGACGGCGAGCCCTTCGAGATCGTCGAGTTCCAGCACGTCAAGCCGGGCAAGGGCTCGGCGTTCGTGCGCACGTCGATCCGCAGTCTGCTGTCCGGGCGCGTGCTGCAGCCGACCTTCAAGTCCGGTGACAAGGTGGGCAAGCCGGACATCGAAGAGAAGGACATGCAGTACCTGTACGAGCAGGCCGGCGACTTCTACTTCATGGACACGCGCAACTACGAGCAGACCTTCATCAGCGCGGACGTGCTCGGCGAGGCGAAGAACTTCCTCAAGGAGAACATCAACGCGTCCATCCTGTTCTACAACGGCAAGGCCATTGGCGTGACCCTGCCGAACTCGGTGGACCTGAAGGTCACGAAGTGCGATCCGGGCGTGCGTGGCGACACGGTGTCCGGTGCGTTGAAGCCGGCCACGCTGGAGACGGGCTACACCGTCAACGTGCCGCTCTTCATCAACGAGGGTGACATCCTCAAGATCGACACGCGCGATGGCAAGTACCTCACGCGCGTGGCCACCGCGGGCTAGTCGGCCCACAGCGGTTCAGGGAGGGGACGGAATTGGCAACCAAGCGCAAGGTAACCCGAACGGAGTCGGCGCCCGCCGAGCAGGCAGGCAACGTCCGCGTGGAGGGCAACACCACCTCCCTGGATGTGGAGGCGCTCCGGCAGATCGTGGAGATCCTCGAGGCCTCCGAGGTGACGCGGCTGGTGTGGCAGCGGGGTGAGGAGCGGCTGTTCATCCGCCGGGGCCCCGTGCCGGCGCCCACCATCGTTCACGCGGCTCCCGTGTCGCCCTCGGTGAGCCCCGCGCCCGTGGTGGCCGCACCGGTGTCCGCCGCGCCCGTGGCGTCCGCTCCGGTCATGGCGCACGCCCCGGCCGCGGTCGCGGCTCCGGCCGCGGAGAAGCCCGGTCACGTCGTCACCAGCCCGTTCGTGGGAACGTTCTACCGGACGCCCGCGCCGGAGCAGCCCGCCTTCGTGGATGTGGGCACCGTGGTGAAGAAGGGCCAGGTGCTCTGCATCATCGAGGCCATGAAGTTGATGAACGAGATCGAGGCCGACGTGGCGGGCAGGGTGGCTGAGATTCTCGTGGAGAACGGGCAGCCGGTCGAGTTCGGCCAGGCGCTGTTCCGCATCGAGCCGGTCTGACATACGCGGGCGGTCTGACGCCCCGCGGAGGCACGACATCGTGTTCAAGAAGGTGCTGATCGCCAACCGCGGGGAGATTGCCCTGCGGGTCATCCGCGCCTGCCGCGAGCTGGGTATCGCCACTGTGGCGGTGCACTCCACGGCGGACGCCAATGCGCTGCACGTACGGTTCGCCGATGAGTCGGTGTGCATCGGTCCGCCGCCGTCCAAGGAGAGCTACCTCAACATCCCGCAGCTGCTCTCCGCGGCCGAAATCACGCGTGCGGACGCCATCCACCCGGGCTACGGCTTCCTCTCGGAGAACTCCGAGTTCGCCAAGGTGTGCCGGGACTGCAAGATTCATTTCATCGGCCCCCGGCCGGAGATGATCTCGCTGATGGGCAACAAGGTGCGCGCGCGCGCCGCGGCACGCGAGGCGGGCCTGCCCCTGCTGCCCGGGAGCGCGGGCACCGTGAAGGACGCCCGCGAGGCCGAGGTCTTCGCCAAGGAGATCGGCTATCCCGTCATCCTCAAGGCGGCGGCCGGCGGTGGTGGCAAGGGCATGAAGATCGTCCGCGAGCCGGGCGCCCTGGCCCAGGCCTTCGCCACGGCGGCCGCGGAGGCGGTGGCCTCCTTCAACAACGGCGACCTCTACATCGAGCGGTACGTGGAGAAGCCGCGCCACATCGAGATCCAGGTCGTGGCCGACGAGCACGGCAACATCATCCACCTGGGTGAGCGCGAGTGCTCCGTGCAGCGGCGCCACCAGAAGCTCATCGAGGAGAGCCCCTCGCCGGCGCTCACCCCGGAGCTTCGCCGCGAGATGGGCGAGGTCTCCATCCGCGCGATGCAGAAGCTCGGCTACAACAACGTGGGCACCATCGAGTACCTGCTCGACGAGAACGGGCGGTTCTACTTCATGGAGATGAACACCCGCATCCAGGTGGAGCACCCGGTGACCGAGCTCGTCACCGGCATCGACCTGGTCCGCGAGCAGATCACGCTCTCCTCCGGCGAGCCGCTCAAGCGCAAGCAGGAAGACATCCAGATGCGCGGCCACGCCATCGAGTGCCGCGTCAACGCCGAGGACCCCATCACCTTCGCCCCCTGGCCGGGGAAGATCACCGCCTACAGCGTCCCCGGCGGTTATGGCGTGCGTGTGGACTCCAGTGCGTACGAGAACTACACCGTGCTGCCGTACTACGACAGCCTGCTGGCCAAGCTGATCGTCTACGCGGAGGACCGGCCCACGGCCATCCGCCGCATGCAGCGGGCGCTGGGCGAGTACGTGGTGCAGGGCATCCGCACCAACATCCCGTTCCACCGGGCGGCGATGGCGGAGGACGCCTTCGTCGAGGGCAACTACGACACGCGCTTCGTGGAGCGGCTGCTGGCTTCCGAGACGGGCAGCCACCGGCTGCGCAAGGCCATCGAAGAGACGCCCTGATCGGGCTCCCTCGGTTGCCCTTCACGCAACCCCCTGATCCTGCGGGGGGTTGCGGCGGGTGGATTCCTTGACCCGCCAGGGAGGATTCCGCTAGCCTCGGTTCTCCCTCGTAGTCTCCTTGAAGGAAGCAGAAACCCCGGATTTTCCAGGGGTTTCGCTCGGCAGGAAGCCCACGCTCGATGGACAAGAACAAGATCATCGAAGCCGCCGCCAAGCTCGTCGCGAAGGGCGCCTACGACAAGGCCATCAAGGAGTACCAGAAGATCCTGGACGTGGACCCGAAGGACGGCCGGGTCCTCCAGAAGATGGGGGAGCTGTACCAGAAGAAGAACGACAACGCTCAGGCGGCCCACTACTTCTCCAAGGTCGCCGAGGGCTACTCGGCCGATGGTTTCTTCCTCAAGGCCGTCGCCCTCTACAAGCAGGTCCTCAAGCTCAACCCCAACCTGCTGGACGTCAACCTCAAGCTGGCGGAGCTCCATCAGCAGCTCGGACTGATGTCCGAGGCTATGGCGTATTTCCAGATCGTCGCCAACCACTACGAGAAGGCCGGCGACGTCAAGAACTCCCTGGATACGCTCAAGAAGATGGTGGATCTCGACCCCGAGAACGTGGCGTCGAAGATCAAGCTCGCCGAGCTGTACGCGCGCGAGAACCTGCCGCGCGAGGCCGCCCAGGAGTTCAAGCGCGCCGCCGAGTACCTCAAGCGCAACAGCCGGATGGACGACTGGATGCGCGTGGCGGAGCGGCTCTCCACCCTCGAGCCGGACAACGTCGCGCTGGCCAAGGAGCTGGCGCAGCAGTACCTGGCGCGCGCGGATCAGAAGCGCGCCCTGGCCAAGCTGCAGGTGTGCTTCAAGGCGGACGGGCGCGACGTCGAGACGCTCAACATGCTGGCCCAGGCCTTCCACGGGCTCGGCCAGACCGCCAAGACCATCTCCGTCTACAAGGAGCTGGCCAAGGTCTACCAGGAGCGCGGCCGCACCAGGGACGCCAACGAGATCTGGGACCGCGTCGCCGAGTTGGATCCGGCTGATCCGGAGCTGGAGGCGTACAGGGCCTCGGGTCCCGTCGCCGCGGCGCCCGCACCGGTTCCCGCGTCCGCGCCGGCTCCAGCCCCCGCTCCGGCCCCGGCGCGTGCTCCGGCCGCGCAGCCGGCTCCGGCCGCCAAGGCCCCGGTGGCCGCGGCTCAACCGGCTCCCGCTCCCGCTCCGGTGGAGGCTCCCGAGCCCGCGCTGGCTCCCGCGGCCCAATCCGGCAAGGATCAGTTCTCCAAGCTGCTGACGGAGACGGACGTCTACGTCAAGTACGGCCTGCACGATAAGGCGCTCGAGCACCTGCGGAAGATCTTCGCGGTGGACCCGGAGAACCTCGACGCGCACGAGAAGGCGTACCACATCTACGTCGCCTCCGGGAACGCGGCCCAGGCCAGCGAGCAGCTGCTGAACGTGCTGCGCCTGTGCACGCGCCGCGTGGAGGTGCCGCGCGCCCAGCCGTACCTGGCCGCCATCCTCCAGCAGAACCCCGGCCACCCCGAGGTGCCGGCCTTCCTGGCCGTGCTGCGCACCGACGAGTCCGGTGCCACGGTGGGCGCACAGGTGGAGTCGGTGGGCGAGGACGCCATCCTGGTGGACTCGAGCGACGATGAGATCGTCGTCGCCGATGCGCCCGCGGACGCCCTGGAGCATCCGCCGGGCGACGAGCTGGCCCTCGTCTCCGCGAGCAGCACGGATGAAGATGAAGAGGAGCAGATCGTCTCCGCCGACTTCGCCATCCCCGCCGACGCGGAGGATGGGGTGGTGCTCGCGGACGAGCCGGGCGCGGTGGTGTCGGACGACGAGCCCCTCTTCGGTGCCGGCGACGAGCCCGAGGAGGCGACGACCGTCTTCATGGAGCCAGTCGGCTCCGACGACACCGCCCTCGAGGTCGCCTCCGACGACGAGCCGCTGCTGGCGGACTCGGGGACGGAGCTGGCGCTCGGCGACGACGAGCCGTCTACGACCCAGGTGTCGGCGCCCTCGGCGCAGCTCCTCCAGGATTCCTTCGCGGACGAGCCCGTGCTCGGGCAGGCACAGGACATTCCCACGCAGGTGTCGGCGCGCCCGCTGGAGCTGGACACCTTCGCGGACGAGCCCACCTCGTTCGGCTCTCCCGAGCTCGAGGACGAGGGCACCCCGGTGGATACGCCGGCGCTCGGCTCCTACGAGCTCGAGGAGCCCGAGCCCGAGACCCTGCCCGTGGTGGTGGCCAAGGCTCCGGTTGCACCCGCCAAGGCGCCGCCCCAGGCCGCCACGCCCGCCGCCAAGGCTCCGGCTGCTCCGGCAAAGGCGCCGCCCCAGGCCGCCACGCCCGCCGCCAAGGCTCCGGCTGCACCCGCCAAGGCGCCGCCTCAGGCCGCCGCGCCCGCCGCGAAGGCCCCGGCTGCTCCGGTCAAGCCGCAGCCCGCGCCCGTCGCCCAGGTCGAGGAGCCCCAGGAGGAGCCGGCCGGCGAGGAGTGCGACGAGGCCAGCTTCTTCATCGACCAGGGCCTCTTCGAGGAGGCACGGGAGATCATCGAGACGGTGATGATCGCCTTCCCGGGTCACGCGCGCGCCACCGAGCTGATGGAGCGGCTCGAGGCGCTCGAGTCCGGGGGCGCCCCGGCGGCCCAGGAGGAGTCCGAGGCCGAGGCGGTGTCCGTGCCCGCCGTGCCCGCGCTGGGCGAGTCCCCCGCCGAGCGCGATGCGTTCGACCTGGCGGCGGAGCTGGCCGGCGAGTTCGGCGACCTGGGCGGCGATCAGCCCGCGGCGGCCGCCGAGGAGGACTTCCAGTACTCGGTGGAGGAGGTCTTCGCCGAGTTCAAGAAGGGCCTCGCCAAGGTGGTCAAGCCCGAGGACGTGGACACCCACTACGACCTGGGCATCGCCTACCGCGAGATGGGCCTCATCGACGACGCCCTCAACGAGTTCACCGTGGCCCGCGAGGGTTGCATGGGCAAGAAGCGTGAGGTGGACTGCCTCACGATGATTGGCATGCTGCAGGCCCAGAAGGGCGATGCGGGCGCGGCCGTGGACACCTTCAAGCAGGCACTGGCCAGCGAGCACGCCACGGGCGAGGTGTCCAAGGCGCTCGGGTTCGAGCTGGCCATGGCCTACGAGGCCCGTGGCGACGCGGGCAAGGCCCTCTATCACTTCCAGCGCGTGGCCGCGCTCGACGCGAAGTTCCGCGACGCAGCCGGTCATGCGGAGCGGTTGGCCGCCACCACCTCCCCGGTGGTGGATCCGCTGCCCACCAGCGGACCCAGGAACGGGTCCAACGGTGCGGCCAAGGCCGCCAGTCCCCGAGTGCCCGTCGCCGCGGCCAACCCCGCGGCGGCGAGCGCAGCCAATCCGCGCAAGGTAGGCTACGTCTAGCGCTGTCCGAGGTCCGCCGAGCCCATGACCTACCTCGACTATTTCGAGCTCACCCAGGAGCCCTTCTCCAACGCGCCGGTGAGCCGGTTCTATTACAACTCGGCTCAGCACTCCCAGGCACTGACCCGGCTGATGCATGCCGTCAGCTACATGAAGGGTCTGTCCATCCTGGTGGGTGACATCGGAGCTGGAAAGACGACGCTCGCGCGCCGCATGCTCGACTCGCTGCCCGAGTCCGAGTACGAGGCCGCGCTGCTCGTCATCATCCACTCCGGCATCACCGCCAACTGGCTGCTGCGGCGCATCGCCCTGCAGCTGGGCGTGGAGAACCCGGCCCAGGAGAAGCTGGCCCTGCTGTCCCAGCTCTACCAGCGGCTGCTTCAAATCTACGAGTCCGGCAAGAAGGCCGTCGTCCTCATCGACGAGGCCCAGATGCTGGAGACGCGCGAGCTGATGGAGGAGTTCCGGGGTCTGCTCAACCTGGAGGTCCCCGAGCGCAAGCTCATCTCCTTCGTCTTCTTCGGACTCCCGGAGATCGAGAAGAACCTCAAGTTGGATCCGCCGTTGGCCCAGCGCGTGGCGCTCCGCTACAAGCTGGAGCCCTTCACGGCCGAGTCCACCGAGGCCTACATCAAGCACCGCCTGCGGTTGGCCGGCTGCCCGCGCATGCCCTTCACCCCCGAGGCCCTGCTGGCCGTTCACCAGCGCTCGGGTGGCACTCCGCGCGTCATCAACAGCATCTGCGACAACGCGCTCTTCGAGACCTTCCTGGCCCGCGAGCAGACCATCGGCGACAAGCTCATCCAGCGCATCGCCGACAATCTGGGCCTGGTGGGCTCGGTGCCCCAGCAGGACGCTCCCCAGCCGAAGCCGGCCGCCGCCGCCGCCAACCAGAGCAGTCGGGCAGGCGGCAACTCGAAGGTCGACCTCGCGGAGATCGACCGTTATCTCGAGGGACTCGGTAAGCTGTAGCGGTTTTGGCTCTACGGAACAGGCAGCAGGGCGCGCGCAAGGCGCCGCTGTGGCTCATCGTCCTCGCACTCGTGCTGGGGACGGTGATGGCCTTCCGTACGCGCACCGTCTGGGAGGGGTTGTGCACCCAGGCCCGGCGCCAGCTCCCCACGCTGCTCGGGCTCGAGGTGGGCATCGGCCAGTGTGAGGTGGATCCGCTCGGCCAGCGCGTCATCCTCCGCGGACTGTCCGTCTTCGAGAAGGGCTCGGACACGCCGCTGCTCGCCGCGGACTCGGCCGAGGTGCAGATCGGCCTGCCCCATCCCATCTCCGGCAAGGTCTCCATCGACATGGTGCGGGTGCTCCGGCCGCGGCTCGCGCTGGACCTGTCACGTCCGCGAACGCCCTCGGGCGAGCCGGGCGTGTGCCCGCTGCAACCGCTGCGGCGGCTCATCCTCTCGCGGCTGGCCATCACCGGCGCGGAGGTGCGGCTGCTGCTGCCTGGTGGCCGCCAGGTGGAGGTGTCCGAGCTGGACGTGAGCGTGCGCGAGCGCTGGGGCGAGGAGGAGTTCGAGGTGGAGGCCCGGCGCGGCCTGGTGCGGCTGGGCCCCGGACAGGAGCTCGCCCTCGGGCGGCTGGCGCTCTCGGGCGGGCTGGACGTGGACGAGGAGCTGCTGGAGGTGGACCGCGCGGAGGTGTCGCTGGACGACGTGACGGTGAACATTTCCGGCCGGGTGGAGCAGCTGTGCGATCCGGTGCTCGCCATGGACGCCCAGGTGTTCCTGCCGCTGCGGACGCTGTCGCAGGCGGGGCTGCTGCCCAAGCCCGCCAACGGGCACCTCTGGTCGCGTCTGACGGTGAATGGCCGCCCGGCGGCGCCCAGCGTGTCGCTGGAGCTGGCCGGCAGCGGGCTTGCCTATGGAGGCTTCACCCCGGGCTCGCTCACGGCGCGGCTGGCGTATGCCGGGGACGTGGTGACGGTGGAAGAGCTCACGCTGCCCATCGGCAAGGGGGATGCGCGCGTCTCCGGCACCCTCGGGCTGGGGCCGGGGTTCCCGGTGGAGGTTCACCTGGAGACCCGCGACGCGCCGTTCGGCCTCATCCTGGAGAAGGCCGGCCTGACGGGCTCCTGGGTGGACTTCCCCGCCAACGCGACCGCGGACCTGCGCGGCACGCTGATGCCGAAGCTCAACCTGTCGGGCAACGTGGACCTGCGCACCGGCCGCTTCGTGCTGGCCACGCGCGCCTTCGACGCGCCTCCGGCCTCGGGCCGCACCCTGCTCACCTTCGAGCGGGGCCACGTGGCGACGCGCGTGTCGCTGCTGGGAGACCGCGTCTCCTTCTCCGATGTCCAGCTCGAATCGGGTGGCTCCCGCGTTGGTGGCGAGGTGACGCTCTTCTACGACGTGCAGAAGGGCCTCCTGGCGGACGTCCACGGCGACGTGGACCTGTCGGACTTCGGCCACATCGCGGAGCTCGAGTGGGCGGGGCGCGGCTCGATGAGCACCACCATCGAGGGCCCGTACTCGGACGTGAAGATCGGCGCGAGCCTGTCGCTGCGTGACTTCGAGTTCTGGGGCTTCGACCTGGGCGTGGTGCAGGGCAAGGTGGCGTACGCGGACAAGGTGCTGGGCTTCCCCACGCTCACGGGCCAGAAGGGGCGCACCCAGTACTTTGGCAACGCGGCGCTCACCTTCGGGCGCTCGCTGCACGCGCGGGCCGAGGTGGAGGTGCCCCGGGGCCGCACCGAGGATCTGATCGACATCATCGCCGGCCTGCACTCCACCATCTCCGTCATGCAGGGGCCGTTGGTGGGCGAGGCCTCGGGCCGGGTGGAGATCGACAGTCCCATCGACCAGTTCGAGGGGCTGGTGGCCTTCGACTTCAAGAACACCACCTACTACGGGCGGCACATGGGCGACGGCTCGATGCGGCTGCGCTTCGACGATGGCAAGGCCATGGTGCTCGAGCGCACGCTGCTGGAGGGCCGGTTGGGCCGTACCTGGGTGGATGGCTCCTTCTTCTTCTCCGGGCCCGACAAGGGCAAGCTGGACTACCGCTTCGGTGGCGACAACCTGTCCCTGGCGGAGCTCGTCGGCCCGGAGTCGGAGCGCCTGGGCGTGAGCGGCCTGTTGGAGATGGAAGGCACGGTGTCGGGCAACACGGACCTGCCGGTGACGCGGGCCCGGGTGTGGGGCCCGAAGGTGACGTTCG
This is a stretch of genomic DNA from Archangium violaceum. It encodes these proteins:
- the pilQ gene encoding type IV pilus secretin PilQ — its product is MLEESAVTRGKLMSMVAALVVAIVGVGAEAAELNTLRDLKVVQTGSGTQVVVTGTRAPTFTVFRLSGPERLVVDLSSADATGIKGLHNGSGPVSGVVASQFSDERASVGRVLVALHQAAQYDVRAEGNKVVISVDGAAAQAEAKPAPAPKAEPAPEVKPAAPAVAKAEPAPKVESAPKVESAPKAEPTPVVAEAEPRKKPVEQPAPAVASAPAQLPENVVAAEADEREVAHPARRITAVSFNRDTLNIRTDGEVARYEVLELADPPRLAVDVYGVGLSARAPRVRSGLLKDVRVGAHSDKVRLVLDVRGEMPGYRVDRSGRGLEVVLGGKVARKPAAPSDTPEKVVAENEPLRSTPVSAQPAAVDVKDLTFDENDTGGRVNLKLSGAVVWKVERPDPRSAVLSLENAKLPRRLERSLDTSALETPVKMISAFAVPGEGNRVRVVVAADGAIEENVSQVAGGLSWRLSVKGVKTEQVAVTQRTAGFTAEAPTYVSEGAPQQARYRGKKVSFEFKDIDIQNLLRVIAEISKKNIVVADDVSGKVTIRLRNVPWDQALDLVLRTKGLGKEEFGNIVRVAPLKTLEEEAKLRQERKKSLVAQEELLVSLIPVNYAVANEMSTRVKDVLSERGTVTVDTRTNVLIVKDVRANTEKARALVRNLDTQTPQVLIESRIVEANTSFSRELGVQWGGQALATPATGNATGLIFPNTVAVSGASGGGATGVSDDPNFAVNLPVGAGQGLGGALGFVFGSAGGALALNLRISAAEAEGVLKTISAPKVTTLDNNTARISQGLSIPFSQVSAAGANTTFVEARLSLEVTPHITQDGSILMTINAQNNQPDPANTGANGQPAIQRKEANTQVLVKDGDTTVIGGIYVRRGSSQSNSVPFLSKIPVLGLLFKNHRERDERQELLIFISPRILNRQTIAQSL
- a CDS encoding roadblock/LC7 domain-containing protein, with the translated sequence MSFRTHLESVVNQVDGALACSVMGFDGIAVETHQRDEAGDLELTGAWVEYANLLGQLRQAAETLKTGAVQEVSVNSERVLTLMRLVSPEYFLVLALRADGNYGKGRYVLRVTAPKILAEL
- the efp gene encoding elongation factor P, with amino-acid sequence MAGVIDTSEFRKGMKIEVDGEPFEIVEFQHVKPGKGSAFVRTSIRSLLSGRVLQPTFKSGDKVGKPDIEEKDMQYLYEQAGDFYFMDTRNYEQTFISADVLGEAKNFLKENINASILFYNGKAIGVTLPNSVDLKVTKCDPGVRGDTVSGALKPATLETGYTVNVPLFINEGDILKIDTRDGKYLTRVATAG
- the accB gene encoding acetyl-CoA carboxylase biotin carboxyl carrier protein produces the protein MATKRKVTRTESAPAEQAGNVRVEGNTTSLDVEALRQIVEILEASEVTRLVWQRGEERLFIRRGPVPAPTIVHAAPVSPSVSPAPVVAAPVSAAPVASAPVMAHAPAAVAAPAAEKPGHVVTSPFVGTFYRTPAPEQPAFVDVGTVVKKGQVLCIIEAMKLMNEIEADVAGRVAEILVENGQPVEFGQALFRIEPV
- the accC gene encoding acetyl-CoA carboxylase biotin carboxylase subunit, encoding MFKKVLIANRGEIALRVIRACRELGIATVAVHSTADANALHVRFADESVCIGPPPSKESYLNIPQLLSAAEITRADAIHPGYGFLSENSEFAKVCRDCKIHFIGPRPEMISLMGNKVRARAAAREAGLPLLPGSAGTVKDAREAEVFAKEIGYPVILKAAAGGGGKGMKIVREPGALAQAFATAAAEAVASFNNGDLYIERYVEKPRHIEIQVVADEHGNIIHLGERECSVQRRHQKLIEESPSPALTPELRREMGEVSIRAMQKLGYNNVGTIEYLLDENGRFYFMEMNTRIQVEHPVTELVTGIDLVREQITLSSGEPLKRKQEDIQMRGHAIECRVNAEDPITFAPWPGKITAYSVPGGYGVRVDSSAYENYTVLPYYDSLLAKLIVYAEDRPTAIRRMQRALGEYVVQGIRTNIPFHRAAMAEDAFVEGNYDTRFVERLLASETGSHRLRKAIEETP